A window of the Lactuca sativa cultivar Salinas chromosome 5, Lsat_Salinas_v11, whole genome shotgun sequence genome harbors these coding sequences:
- the LOC111893380 gene encoding protein Iojap, chloroplastic has product MATSVAASFQIRFSSSSLTSHELCHLTPNPNQWRSSHLAKSYKFVTSIHRPLKSSVVAPMALGAKQNTSQDTDDMYDDLFKKYGKVVYKSNDKKSPVADVDDDAECLAFAVAMAKIASDVKGGDIKLLFVKPLVYWTKFFLITTAFSRPQIDAIRNRINDLAEKQYGIFATGDTKPNSWTLLDFGDIVVHIFLPEQRELYNLEEFYANATLIDLPFKNENNFQR; this is encoded by the exons ATGGCCACTTCCGTCGCTGCTTCCTTTCAAATCAG ATTCAGTTCCAGCAGCTTAACATCACATGAGCTTTGCCATTTAACCCCAAACCCTAATCAATGGAGGTCTTCACATTTAGCCAAGAGCTATAAGTTCGTCACATCCATACACAGACCATTGAAGAGTTCTGTGGTTGCCCCAATGGCTCTAGGAGCA AAGCAGAATACAAGTCAAGATACAGATGACATGTATGATGACTTGTTTAAGAAATATGGGAAGGTTGTTTACAAAAGCAATGACAAAAAATCTCCTGTTGCAGATGTTGATGATGATGCTGAGTGCTTGGCTT TTGCTGTGGCAATGGCAAAGATTGCAAGTGATGTGAAGGGTGGAGATATAAAACTCCTGTTTGTTAAGCCTCTGGTTTATTGGACAAAGTTTTTCCTCATTACAACTGCTTTTTCTAGACCTCAAATTGATGCCATAAG GAACAGAATAAATGATCTAGCTGAAAAACAATATGGGATATTTGCAACTGGAGATACAAAACCGAATTCATGGACATTGTTAGACTTTG GTGACATAGTAGTGCACATATTTCTTCCGGAACAGAGAGAACTTTACAACTTGGAAGAGTTTTATGCGAATGCAACTCTCATAGACTTGCCTTTTAAAAACGAAAACAACTTTCAACGTTGA
- the LOC111893370 gene encoding protein ALP1-like has product MNEFDPAHPYNDDNDEDDLFVSMMYQYYTDSLLQPDPSPLLTRRAALNRDREEGHRRLVNDYFAENCVYKPSDFKRRFRLRKNVFERIANAMEVRYEFFQMRYDARGKRGFIGLQKCVAAIKLMAMGESPDSVDDYMRMSERTARESLYLLAIGVVETFGDQYLRKPSLHDMQQLYAAHEERHVFPGMLGSIDCTHWKWRNCPVAWKDQYSSGHHGAPSLVLEAVASQDLWIWHAFFGVAGSNNDVNVLDQSPIFDDLLSGKAPDAPFTVNGNEYKFGYYLTDGIYPQYSTFVKAFRHPIDPRDKYFKRRQEGARKDVERAFGVLKSKWHIVEHAARPYELDTLRYIMYACIIMHNMVVEDK; this is encoded by the exons ATGAATGAATTTGATCCAGCTCATCCGTACAATGATGATAATGACGAAGACGATTTGTTCGTGAGTATGATGTACCAGTATTACACAGACAGCCTACTACAGCCAGATCCATCTCCACTACTCACGCGGCGTGCGGCGTTAAATAGAGATCGTGAGGAAGGGCATCGACGGCTAGTTAACGATTACTTTGCGGAAAATTGTGTCTACAAGCCAAGCGATTTCAAAAGAAGATTTCGTTTGCGAAAAAATGTCTTCGAAAGGATAGCCAACGCTATGGAAGTAAG atATGAATTTTTTCAAATGAGATATGATGCTAGAGGCAAACGAGGCTTCATAGGGTTGCAAAAATGTGTTGCTGCAATCAAACTTATGGCAATGGGGGAGTCACCCGATTCTGTTGACGATTATATGAGAATGTCTGAGAGGACCGCACGAGAAAGTTTGTATTTATTGGCAATAGGTGTTGTCGAAACCTTCGGTGACCAATACTTGCGCAAACCTTCGTTGCATGATATGCAACAACTATATGCGGCGCATGAAGAAAGACATGTTTTTCCGGGTATGCTTGGGAGCATTGACTGCACACACTGGAAATGGAGAAATTGCCCGGTGGCGTGGAAAGACCAGTATTCGAGCGGTCATCATGGAGCGCCTTCGTTGGTATTAGAGGCCGTTGCTTCAcaagatttatggatttggcATGCTTTTTTCGGGGTTGCGGGTTCTAACAACGACGTCAACGTTCTCGATCAATCACCAATATTTGACGACCTTTTGTCAGGAAAAGCCCCGGATGCTCCTTTCACAGTGAATGGAAATGAATATAAGTTTGGGTATTATCTTACAGACGGAATATATCCACAATATTCCACGTTTGTGAAGGCGTTTCGACACCCAATAGATCCAAGAGACAAATATTTCAAGAGACGACAAGAAGGAGCACGTAAGGACGTTGAACGTGCTTTTGGGGTTTTGAAATCAAAATGGCACATAGTTGAACATGCAGCGAGACCTTATGAGTTAGATACTCTACGATatatcatgtatgcatgtatcataatgcataacatggttGTCGAAGATAAATGA